The proteins below are encoded in one region of Planctopirus limnophila DSM 3776:
- a CDS encoding IS4 family transposase: MSFTSRALGRDRSFELVKQSFWQDEGLPFSDALTTRQLEEVFEAEEVSFGRDPCVSEQASIEDGGLVYTRGVTLWAMLSQALFTDVQRACRAAVQRVAVYYALSGIRISSTNTGAYCRARAKIPEGVVQRLAVGVGQRCEAAVPDKWRWHGFRTLVIDGTTCSMPDTQENQAEYPQPSSQGKGLGFPILRAVALTSLATGMILALVTGPCAGKATGETALFRTLFDQLKAGDLVLSDRYYGGWFMLALLQELGVEFVTRLHQFRIADFHQGKRLGQRDHVVAWAKPQKPAWLDQATYDRLPDQLEVREIEVQVPVPGFRTASLVVVTSLRDHRRFPREELALLYRRRWTVELELRDIKATMDLAVLRCTKPAWVRQELWTGLLAYNLIRQSMLQSALGGEVRPEQLSFAASLTNAGQYVVAGRDAARPYENRCRTPHCAANDQRLFASCRPPPGSNGAPRGQTPPQSHRPARRTPRGRSQSSPCGYQWKVVNAMTRC; this comes from the coding sequence ATGTCTTTTACTTCCAGAGCCCTCGGCAGAGATAGATCATTTGAACTCGTGAAGCAGTCTTTCTGGCAGGACGAAGGTCTGCCGTTCTCGGATGCGCTGACAACGCGGCAGTTGGAAGAGGTTTTTGAGGCCGAAGAGGTCTCGTTTGGAAGAGACCCGTGCGTAAGCGAACAGGCATCGATCGAGGATGGCGGGCTGGTCTACACACGCGGCGTGACGTTATGGGCCATGCTCTCTCAAGCCCTCTTCACCGACGTTCAACGAGCCTGTCGCGCGGCGGTTCAGCGCGTGGCGGTGTACTACGCTCTATCGGGCATCAGAATCTCCTCGACGAACACCGGTGCCTACTGTCGCGCGCGGGCCAAGATTCCGGAAGGTGTCGTCCAGCGACTGGCAGTCGGCGTCGGCCAGAGGTGTGAGGCAGCGGTTCCCGACAAGTGGCGCTGGCATGGATTCCGCACGCTGGTCATTGATGGCACCACATGCTCGATGCCGGACACCCAGGAGAATCAGGCGGAGTACCCTCAACCCTCTTCGCAGGGGAAAGGCTTGGGATTTCCCATCCTGCGGGCCGTGGCCCTGACATCGCTCGCGACAGGGATGATTCTGGCTCTGGTGACCGGTCCCTGTGCAGGAAAGGCGACCGGTGAGACGGCTCTGTTTCGAACGTTGTTCGATCAGTTGAAAGCGGGTGATCTGGTGCTGTCAGATCGGTACTACGGCGGCTGGTTCATGCTGGCACTGCTGCAAGAACTGGGGGTCGAGTTTGTAACTCGGCTGCACCAGTTTCGGATTGCAGACTTCCACCAGGGGAAACGGCTGGGCCAGAGAGATCACGTCGTGGCCTGGGCCAAACCGCAAAAGCCCGCGTGGCTCGATCAGGCAACCTATGATCGTCTGCCCGATCAGTTGGAAGTCCGTGAGATCGAGGTGCAGGTCCCCGTCCCCGGCTTCCGCACCGCCTCCCTGGTGGTGGTCACGTCGCTGCGAGATCACAGACGTTTTCCACGGGAGGAACTGGCCCTGCTCTACCGCCGCCGGTGGACTGTGGAACTCGAACTGCGAGACATCAAGGCCACGATGGATCTGGCCGTCCTGCGCTGCACGAAACCGGCATGGGTGCGACAAGAACTCTGGACGGGCCTGTTGGCGTATAACCTGATCCGTCAGTCCATGCTGCAGTCGGCACTGGGCGGCGAAGTCCGACCCGAACAGTTGAGCTTTGCCGCATCCTTAACAAATGCTGGCCAATATGTGGTTGCTGGCCGCGATGCCGCGCGACCATACGAGAACCGATGTAGAACTCCTCATTGTGCTGCGAATGATCAACGGTTATTCGCATCGTGTCGGCCACCGCCCGGATCGAATGGAGCCCCGCGCGGTCAAACGCCGCCCCAGTCCCATCGCCCTGCTCGCCGCACCCCGCGAGGCCGCTCGCAATCAAGTCCTTGCGGGTATCAATGGAAAGTGGTCAACGCGATGACGCGTTGTTAA